One genomic segment of Blastopirellula marina includes these proteins:
- a CDS encoding DUF1559 domain-containing protein, which produces MTTKHTARSGFSLVELLVVLAVIGVLVALLLPAVQQARETSRRMACTNNMKQLSLALHVYHDTFNVFPYREGGSGQHQHNGGTLAPYQRQSGFVGLLPYIEQSAAANEVRAHGNTKTPWDDFQPWTITFNTLLCPSSPQHVSNDVIADANYTFCAGDSYDTETLEPRGIFGLVKHTSMADITDGTSNTLALSEHGFPTSPTDRFNVNYGSDPSTPAECALTYDSISGYSNPISAPGSRWTDGGSAFSAMNTCLPPNSPQCAYSNHDAQDGFYTASSYHPGGVMATFADGSIRFITETIDAGNQGAASVASGPSPYGVWGAMGSKSGGEYTPGSE; this is translated from the coding sequence ATGACCACGAAACATACCGCACGAAGTGGTTTCTCCCTGGTCGAACTGTTGGTCGTATTGGCCGTCATTGGTGTCTTGGTGGCCTTGCTGCTGCCGGCCGTACAACAGGCCCGCGAGACCTCGCGCCGCATGGCCTGCACCAATAACATGAAACAACTCAGTCTCGCCCTGCATGTCTATCACGACACGTTCAACGTCTTTCCTTATCGCGAAGGGGGAAGCGGCCAGCATCAACACAACGGCGGAACCCTGGCTCCGTATCAACGTCAAAGCGGGTTCGTCGGTTTGCTTCCCTACATCGAACAATCAGCCGCCGCCAACGAAGTCCGCGCCCATGGCAACACCAAGACTCCCTGGGATGATTTTCAACCTTGGACAATCACGTTCAACACGCTGCTCTGCCCCTCGAGCCCGCAGCATGTCTCCAATGACGTGATCGCCGATGCCAACTACACCTTCTGCGCCGGCGACTCGTACGATACCGAAACCCTTGAGCCGCGCGGTATCTTCGGCCTGGTCAAACACACGAGCATGGCCGACATCACCGACGGCACCAGCAACACGCTTGCCCTATCCGAACACGGGTTTCCGACCAGTCCTACCGATCGCTTCAATGTGAACTACGGCAGCGACCCGTCCACGCCAGCCGAGTGTGCGTTGACCTACGATTCGATCAGCGGGTACAGCAATCCGATCAGTGCCCCCGGCAGCCGCTGGACCGACGGCGGTTCAGCCTTCTCGGCCATGAATACCTGCCTTCCGCCGAACAGCCCGCAGTGTGCTTACTCGAATCACGACGCCCAGGACGGGTTCTACACCGCCTCGAGCTACCATCCCGGTGGTGTGATGGCAACCTTCGCCGACGGTTCGATTCGTTTCATCACCGAAACGATCGACGCCGGCAATCAGGGAGCCGCCTCGGTCGCCAGCGGCCCGAGCCCGTATGGCGTGTGGGGAGCGATGGGCAGCAAGAGTGGTGGGGAATACACCCCAGGCAGCGAGTGA
- a CDS encoding leucine-rich repeat domain-containing protein has translation MLIDFRCVITNSVLALVTAVLLAAPSPLPAQQNTANDLMPKWEDLKPQPAQLPEKYVGQKFQPVDLSKYGLPVTVDLLSTMEVEQSFSLPQVEITDTNNDRFLLKIEFGKPTFRFLLRRASQAFELGASMSGKTAAQYMQDKEFLRFADPSVLAISSPDPWGEPGKAYMAWGTRAVGKFDYKMTIGESALDTPKMDELQLAMHIFQSLKANPSEPKTILEELAARGVDVEDVDDPAEIDTLKFDVVERFTEAGYEFIAPLKNLEIVRHGFSPATDKLLEALQDKQKLARLDVSSGDITDAGLAYLKDKTELTSLDLAGTLITDEGLANLADLKNLRTLSLGETQITGEGLAYLANLPELSNLDLHSTPLTDDNFRHLAKLKHLKQLNLYDNQLTGEGLQHLAELGELNYINLSKSPHLSPATLAALGALPNLERLAAIETQITPNALTAINVDTLESLELGETPTTDAQLEKLQRFTKLKRLGISDCDQIDGSGFVYLKEMPALESLSLPRTISAEALLKLKDMPNIKSVNLDTFATLPAEHSYYQKSDVEALKQARPDLKLW, from the coding sequence ATGCTGATAGATTTCCGCTGCGTCATCACGAACAGCGTTCTCGCTTTGGTCACTGCTGTGCTTCTGGCAGCCCCGTCGCCTCTGCCGGCCCAGCAAAATACGGCCAACGATCTGATGCCAAAGTGGGAGGATTTGAAGCCGCAACCGGCGCAGCTCCCCGAGAAGTACGTCGGCCAGAAGTTTCAGCCGGTCGATCTGTCGAAGTACGGCCTGCCGGTTACGGTCGACCTGCTATCGACGATGGAAGTGGAGCAGTCGTTCTCCCTTCCCCAGGTCGAGATCACCGACACCAACAATGACCGCTTTCTGCTGAAGATCGAATTCGGCAAGCCCACGTTTCGCTTCCTATTGCGGCGAGCAAGTCAGGCATTCGAGTTGGGCGCGTCGATGTCAGGCAAAACCGCAGCACAGTACATGCAAGACAAAGAGTTCCTCCGCTTTGCAGACCCATCGGTGCTGGCCATCAGCAGCCCAGACCCATGGGGCGAACCGGGCAAGGCCTACATGGCCTGGGGTACCCGCGCGGTCGGCAAGTTCGACTACAAGATGACCATCGGCGAAAGTGCACTCGACACGCCGAAGATGGACGAGCTGCAACTCGCGATGCACATCTTCCAATCGCTCAAGGCCAACCCCAGCGAGCCCAAGACGATCCTCGAGGAACTCGCCGCGCGGGGTGTCGATGTCGAAGATGTCGACGACCCGGCTGAAATCGATACCCTGAAGTTCGACGTCGTCGAGCGTTTCACCGAGGCCGGCTACGAGTTTATCGCCCCGCTGAAGAATCTCGAAATCGTAAGACATGGCTTTTCGCCTGCGACCGACAAGCTACTCGAAGCGCTTCAGGATAAACAGAAACTAGCTCGCTTGGATGTCTCAAGTGGAGACATCACCGACGCCGGTCTAGCCTATCTGAAAGACAAAACCGAGCTAACTTCGCTTGATCTGGCCGGCACGTTGATCACCGATGAAGGGCTGGCGAACCTAGCCGACCTGAAGAACCTGAGAACCCTATCGTTGGGCGAAACACAAATCACCGGCGAAGGGCTGGCATACCTGGCGAACCTTCCTGAATTGTCGAACCTTGACCTTCACTCGACGCCCCTTACCGATGACAACTTTCGTCACTTGGCCAAGCTCAAACACCTTAAGCAGTTGAATCTCTACGACAACCAACTCACCGGCGAGGGACTTCAGCATCTGGCCGAGCTGGGCGAACTCAACTACATCAATCTATCGAAGAGCCCACACCTCTCGCCGGCTACCCTGGCAGCCCTGGGAGCGTTGCCCAATCTCGAACGTCTGGCCGCGATCGAAACCCAGATCACGCCTAACGCGCTGACCGCGATCAATGTCGATACGCTCGAGTCACTCGAGCTCGGCGAAACCCCCACCACCGACGCGCAGCTGGAAAAGCTACAGCGTTTTACCAAGCTTAAGAGACTGGGCATCAGCGATTGCGATCAGATCGACGGCTCCGGCTTCGTCTATTTGAAAGAAATGCCGGCACTTGAGTCCCTTAGCCTACCGCGGACGATCTCCGCCGAAGCACTGCTCAAACTGAAAGACATGCCCAACATCAAGAGCGTGAACCTCGACACATTCGCCACGCTCCCGGCAGAGCACAGCTACTACCAAAAGAGCGACGTCGAGGCGCTCAAACAGGCACGCCCCGACTTGAAGTTATGGTAG
- a CDS encoding sulfatase family protein: protein MNDRATWFCLAFLLLIPQALMAAEKPNIVFIMCDDLGYGDVHCLNPKHGKIATPGADALAKQGMTFTDAHSGSSVCTPTRYGLLTGRYSWRTKLQSGVVTGFAPCLIDENRPTVASFLKEQGYQTAIIGKWHLNFQYCNPDSGQPYSAKQFKSPPVGSKIPDGPVARGFDYYHGFHHARDMQTVIENDTVIEHSEPINMLPRLTRKSVEYIDQHAGGKQPFFLYIPLGSPHTPILPTQAWQGKSGLGDYGDFVMETDHVVVEVNKALERNGLTDNTLVIFTSDNGCSKAAGIEKLAEKGHIVSAHLRGSKADIWDGGHRVPFLVRWPGKVAAGSTCDQLICLTDWFATAADLIGTEVPAGSCEDSVSFLPALSGETITSTRAGVVHHSVSGHFAYRQGPWKLALARGSGGWSSPNEKQAGKKGPQAQLYHMTDDIGEQDNRYLSETSIAEQLLQQLQADIERGRSTDGPKSENDTKKINLWKSEKN, encoded by the coding sequence ATGAACGATCGAGCAACCTGGTTCTGCCTGGCTTTTCTGTTATTGATTCCGCAAGCGTTAATGGCGGCGGAAAAGCCGAACATCGTCTTTATCATGTGCGACGATCTCGGCTATGGGGACGTCCACTGCTTGAACCCCAAGCACGGCAAGATCGCCACGCCGGGTGCCGATGCGTTGGCAAAGCAAGGGATGACCTTTACCGATGCTCACAGCGGATCGTCGGTTTGCACGCCGACTCGTTATGGCCTGCTGACGGGGCGGTACAGTTGGCGGACGAAACTGCAAAGTGGCGTGGTGACTGGCTTCGCCCCGTGCTTGATTGATGAGAATCGTCCGACGGTGGCCAGCTTTCTGAAAGAGCAGGGGTACCAGACGGCAATCATCGGCAAGTGGCATCTGAACTTTCAGTACTGCAACCCCGACAGCGGGCAGCCTTACTCGGCGAAGCAGTTCAAGTCGCCGCCGGTGGGATCGAAGATTCCCGATGGCCCCGTGGCTCGCGGGTTCGATTATTACCACGGCTTTCACCATGCCCGCGATATGCAGACGGTGATCGAGAACGACACGGTCATCGAGCACTCGGAACCGATCAACATGCTGCCTCGGCTGACGCGTAAGAGTGTCGAGTACATCGACCAGCACGCTGGTGGCAAGCAGCCGTTCTTCTTGTACATTCCGCTCGGCTCGCCCCATACGCCGATTTTGCCGACCCAGGCCTGGCAGGGGAAAAGTGGCCTGGGGGATTACGGCGACTTCGTGATGGAGACCGACCATGTTGTTGTCGAGGTGAACAAGGCGTTGGAACGCAACGGCCTGACCGACAACACGTTGGTCATTTTCACCAGCGATAACGGGTGCAGCAAAGCGGCCGGCATTGAGAAACTGGCCGAAAAGGGGCACATCGTCAGCGCCCATCTGCGCGGGTCGAAGGCCGACATCTGGGACGGCGGGCATCGCGTGCCGTTTCTGGTGCGTTGGCCAGGCAAGGTCGCCGCCGGCTCGACGTGCGACCAGTTGATTTGCCTGACCGACTGGTTCGCCACCGCGGCCGATCTGATTGGGACCGAAGTGCCAGCCGGTTCGTGCGAAGACAGCGTCAGCTTTCTACCGGCACTTTCCGGAGAGACCATCACGTCCACCCGGGCTGGCGTCGTGCATCATTCGGTGAGCGGGCACTTCGCCTATCGGCAAGGTCCCTGGAAGCTGGCCCTGGCCCGCGGTTCCGGCGGTTGGAGTTCGCCCAACGAGAAGCAAGCTGGTAAAAAGGGACCCCAGGCGCAGCTTTACCACATGACCGACGACATCGGCGAACAGGACAATCGCTACCTGAGCGAAACCTCGATTGCCGAGCAACTGCTTCAGCAACTGCAAGCCGACATCGAGCGCGGCCGCAGCACCGATGGCCCTAAGTCGGAAAACGATACGAAAAAGATTAACCTTTGGAAGAGTGAGAAGAACTAA
- a CDS encoding sulfatase-like hydrolase/transferase, giving the protein MIIATRTILACLLLAVCFGATASAAERPNILFIIVDDQSPFDLKLYNPDSKLDTPVIDQLAKDGMVFDAAYQMGSWSGAVCTPSRHMVMSGRTVWHIPSRLNRKRNPNEGDGELVPENLPDYTMGAVFNRAGYDTMRTCKTGNSYDAANKKFTVVKDAMKRGGTAETGSAWHAKQVLQYLDQREKSQDEDPFLIYFGFSHPHDTRDGTPELLEKYGSINHTKQTTLPQPNDKQPQMPPNWLPKHPFENSHLNVRDEVAVSGVWTNRDEATIRNELGREFACSENIDIQIGKVLAKLEAMGELDNTYIFYTSDHGMAIGRHGLQGKQNLYQHTWRVPMVVKGPGIKPGTRAEGNIYLLDVLATLCDLTGVDAPETSEGTSFKPVLTGQQQTVRDVLYGVYCGGEKPGMRCVKKGDWKLLKYDVPSAGVQETQLFNLAENPHEFLPQHHTKEVIAMTGITPEKHQTNLADDPKYAAQRKELEALLQAEMKRLDDPFVLWDQAK; this is encoded by the coding sequence ATGATCATTGCGACTCGAACCATCCTCGCATGTCTGCTTCTCGCCGTGTGCTTTGGCGCTACCGCTTCGGCGGCCGAGCGACCGAACATCTTGTTTATCATCGTCGACGATCAGTCGCCGTTCGACTTGAAGCTTTACAACCCGGATTCCAAGCTCGATACGCCAGTGATCGACCAGTTGGCCAAAGACGGCATGGTGTTCGATGCGGCGTACCAGATGGGCTCGTGGTCGGGGGCGGTTTGCACGCCGTCTCGACATATGGTGATGAGCGGCCGGACCGTGTGGCACATTCCCAGCCGACTCAATCGCAAGCGAAATCCGAATGAAGGAGATGGTGAACTCGTGCCGGAGAACCTGCCTGATTACACGATGGGTGCGGTCTTCAATCGTGCCGGGTACGATACGATGCGAACCTGCAAAACCGGCAACAGTTACGACGCGGCGAACAAAAAGTTCACCGTCGTCAAAGATGCCATGAAGCGGGGCGGGACCGCAGAGACCGGCAGTGCCTGGCATGCCAAGCAGGTTCTCCAGTATTTGGACCAGCGCGAGAAGTCGCAGGACGAAGATCCGTTTCTGATTTACTTTGGATTCTCGCATCCGCACGATACCCGCGATGGTACGCCAGAGCTTTTGGAAAAGTACGGTTCAATCAATCACACGAAACAGACCACGCTGCCCCAGCCAAACGACAAGCAGCCGCAGATGCCGCCCAACTGGCTGCCGAAGCATCCCTTCGAGAACAGTCACTTGAACGTGCGCGATGAAGTGGCGGTCAGTGGTGTGTGGACCAACCGCGACGAAGCGACCATTCGCAACGAACTGGGACGCGAGTTCGCGTGCAGCGAAAACATCGATATCCAGATCGGCAAGGTACTGGCCAAGCTGGAAGCGATGGGGGAACTCGATAACACCTACATCTTCTACACCTCGGATCACGGAATGGCGATCGGCCGGCATGGTTTGCAAGGGAAACAGAATTTGTACCAGCACACCTGGCGCGTGCCGATGGTGGTGAAAGGCCCTGGCATTAAGCCTGGCACGCGGGCCGAAGGGAACATCTACCTGCTCGACGTGCTGGCGACGCTGTGCGATCTGACCGGGGTCGATGCTCCTGAAACCAGCGAAGGAACCAGCTTCAAGCCGGTACTGACAGGCCAGCAGCAGACCGTTCGCGACGTGCTGTACGGCGTGTACTGCGGCGGCGAGAAGCCTGGCATGCGATGCGTCAAGAAGGGAGATTGGAAGCTGCTGAAGTACGACGTGCCCAGTGCCGGCGTGCAAGAGACGCAGCTGTTCAACCTGGCCGAGAACCCGCACGAGTTCCTGCCGCAGCACCACACCAAGGAAGTGATCGCCATGACCGGCATCACCCCCGAGAAGCACCAAACAAACCTGGCCGACGACCCCAAGTACGCCGCCCAGCGGAAAGAGCTGGAGGCCTTGCTGCAAGCAGAAATGAAACGCCTGGACGATCCGTTCGTACTATGGGATCAAGCCAAGTAG
- a CDS encoding sulfatase family protein gives MMPAARFISVCLIPPQLLIEPELMKRPILLVAALLLFVHTATGVLAAAEKDRPNILILYADDLGFGDLSCYNAKGKIPTPNLDKLAASGTRFTDGHSSSGICTPSRYALLTGRHHWRDFHGIVNAFGSSVFQPERLTMPEMLKEQGYATACIGKWHLGWDWDAIRNNKGIQPDSFDWTKSIPDGPLAHGFDHYFGDTVINFPPYAWIEDDKLAQIPDTMKDESKWKKIKEGSWECRPGPMVTGWDPYAVLPTLTDKGVAYLESRKDEKKPFFLYFAFPCPHAPIIPNDAYDGKSGAGPFGDFVVETDAMVGRLLAALEASGQADNTIVVFTADNGPEHYAYARDAKYGHWSPEPFRGLKRDIYEGGHHVPFIVRWPGVTTPGTVSDALVSQIDLMGTFAAALDFQLPADAAEDSHNMLPHLQGKTEDVRASHVHNTFAGQYAIREGDWLLVNAKTGYRSKGWQAWEPRHNYPGDDKQPVELYNLKQDIGQRHNVAADHPEKVEEMQKLLAKIQEQGHSAPRLAK, from the coding sequence CAACTGCTTATCGAGCCTGAGCTTATGAAACGCCCTATCTTGTTGGTTGCTGCGCTGCTGCTGTTCGTTCATACCGCGACCGGCGTGCTGGCTGCCGCTGAAAAAGATCGTCCCAACATTCTGATTCTGTACGCCGACGACCTCGGGTTCGGCGACCTTTCGTGCTACAACGCCAAGGGAAAAATCCCCACGCCCAATCTCGATAAGCTGGCCGCTTCGGGCACACGCTTCACCGACGGACATTCTTCTTCAGGCATTTGCACCCCCAGCCGTTACGCGCTGCTGACCGGGCGACATCACTGGCGCGACTTTCATGGGATCGTCAATGCGTTCGGCAGTTCGGTCTTCCAGCCAGAGCGTTTGACCATGCCGGAGATGCTGAAGGAGCAAGGTTACGCCACCGCGTGCATCGGCAAGTGGCACCTCGGCTGGGACTGGGACGCGATTCGCAACAACAAGGGAATTCAGCCTGACAGCTTCGACTGGACGAAGTCGATTCCCGACGGACCGCTGGCCCATGGCTTCGATCATTACTTCGGCGACACGGTCATTAACTTCCCGCCGTATGCGTGGATTGAAGATGACAAGTTGGCCCAGATCCCCGACACGATGAAAGACGAGTCGAAGTGGAAGAAGATCAAGGAAGGGAGTTGGGAATGTCGCCCCGGTCCGATGGTTACCGGCTGGGATCCGTACGCCGTGCTGCCCACCCTGACCGATAAAGGGGTGGCATATCTGGAATCTCGTAAGGACGAGAAGAAGCCGTTCTTCCTCTACTTTGCGTTCCCGTGCCCGCACGCTCCGATCATTCCCAACGATGCCTACGACGGCAAGAGTGGTGCTGGTCCGTTTGGTGACTTCGTGGTCGAAACCGATGCGATGGTGGGCCGGCTGCTGGCCGCGCTGGAAGCTTCCGGCCAGGCCGACAACACGATCGTGGTCTTTACCGCCGACAATGGGCCAGAGCATTACGCGTATGCTCGCGATGCGAAGTATGGTCACTGGTCGCCAGAGCCCTTCCGCGGTTTGAAGCGAGACATCTATGAAGGGGGCCATCACGTGCCGTTCATCGTTCGCTGGCCCGGCGTGACCACGCCTGGCACGGTGAGTGACGCGTTGGTTTCGCAGATCGACTTGATGGGAACGTTCGCCGCCGCACTCGATTTTCAACTGCCTGCCGATGCGGCCGAAGACTCGCACAATATGTTGCCCCATCTGCAAGGGAAAACGGAAGACGTGCGTGCGTCGCACGTGCATAATACATTCGCCGGGCAGTACGCGATTCGCGAGGGCGATTGGCTGCTGGTCAATGCCAAGACCGGCTATCGCTCGAAAGGTTGGCAGGCCTGGGAACCGCGGCACAATTACCCAGGCGACGACAAGCAGCCGGTCGAGTTGTACAACCTGAAGCAGGATATCGGCCAGCGTCACAACGTGGCCGCCGATCACCCTGAGAAGGTCGAAGAGATGCAGAAGCTGTTGGCCAAGATTCAAGAGCAAGGACACTCGGCACCTCGCCTGGCGAAGTAG
- a CDS encoding ATP-grasp domain-containing protein, whose translation MKPLWLIEHGVYREHAVPFQREVERQGMICIEVDYAPGKQPPHDILGAELLTEEACVVLWGTLPLMQQIQLRRSWVPGGWCNTENLACATYYSYFGAYLLNDHHTILPGVEAICLQEQLFAEFGDGDEVFVRPSSVHKLFAGRVAYKDDFRDAIAASRYDPTTRIVVSSAKEIGREWRLVIVDDEVVASTQYRDNGTMAISRGCPESVLRFADEMLHEVPWRPDKAFMMDICESNDELYLLELNSFSCSGLYACDLAAVIRAASATAQDAWKANHFG comes from the coding sequence ATGAAACCACTCTGGCTGATCGAACACGGCGTCTACAGAGAACATGCGGTGCCCTTCCAGCGTGAGGTCGAACGCCAAGGCATGATCTGCATAGAGGTCGATTATGCACCCGGCAAGCAACCGCCGCATGACATCCTGGGTGCTGAGTTGCTTACGGAGGAAGCGTGTGTGGTGCTGTGGGGCACTCTGCCGCTGATGCAACAGATTCAGCTTCGCCGATCGTGGGTTCCAGGTGGATGGTGCAATACTGAGAATCTGGCGTGCGCCACCTATTACTCCTATTTCGGAGCGTACTTGCTCAACGATCATCACACGATTCTGCCCGGCGTCGAGGCGATCTGCCTGCAAGAGCAGCTGTTCGCTGAATTTGGTGATGGTGACGAAGTCTTTGTTCGACCAAGTAGCGTGCATAAACTGTTCGCCGGCAGAGTCGCGTACAAAGATGATTTTCGCGATGCCATCGCTGCATCGCGATATGATCCGACAACTCGGATTGTCGTTTCATCTGCGAAGGAAATCGGCCGAGAATGGCGGCTCGTTATCGTCGACGATGAAGTCGTTGCGTCAACGCAATATCGAGATAACGGTACCATGGCAATATCGCGAGGCTGTCCGGAGAGCGTATTACGATTTGCCGACGAGATGTTGCACGAAGTGCCCTGGCGTCCTGACAAGGCCTTCATGATGGATATTTGCGAATCGAACGACGAACTCTATCTACTGGAACTGAATAGCTTCAGTTGCTCGGGATTGTACGCTTGCGATCTAGCCGCGGTGATTCGGGCTGCAAGTGCGACCGCACAAGACGCGTGGAAAGCTAACCACTTTGGATGA
- a CDS encoding carboxypeptidase-like regulatory domain-containing protein: MSRIPSMFLLIVAAAFLGCSSGQPTLIPGRNPTIPVRGQITLDGTPIEGATVMFFCEKLMITSYGKTDKAGQYELTTYEPGDGAPAGRYQVSVKKIEQTIVQPSDHPAIPPKSKTVQHLPPQYSDYKSSELKAVVAEGGNNAFQFNLSK; encoded by the coding sequence ATGTCCCGCATTCCTTCCATGTTTCTGTTGATCGTGGCCGCGGCATTCCTGGGATGCAGTTCAGGCCAGCCGACCTTGATCCCAGGCCGAAATCCCACGATTCCTGTCCGCGGCCAGATCACCCTCGACGGAACGCCCATCGAGGGAGCCACCGTGATGTTCTTCTGCGAAAAACTGATGATCACCTCGTACGGCAAGACCGACAAAGCAGGCCAATACGAGCTAACCACTTACGAACCAGGCGACGGTGCTCCGGCCGGGCGGTACCAGGTCTCGGTGAAGAAAATCGAACAAACAATCGTCCAGCCGAGTGACCATCCCGCCATTCCACCGAAGTCGAAGACCGTGCAGCATCTGCCGCCGCAATATTCCGACTATAAGTCGTCCGAGCTGAAAGCGGTGGTTGCCGAAGGGGGCAACAACGCGTTCCAGTTCAATCTCAGCAAGTAA
- a CDS encoding GNAT family N-acetyltransferase, translated as MQRTIREINDPARLSELAIAWDRLHRRTPGATFFQTLEWLTITLRHFKRQQKLRVLVVSEGDEPVGIVPFTVRMEKFRLGSLRVLSFPLDDWGTFYGPIGKDPVGLMQSALEYIRSQPRDWDVIDFRYLCEQADHFPQLAKVISDQPIPFFERPRMEAPVVELADSWEEFTKSKSKNWRRGMKREQERARQHGKLKYVRYRSDIETGKIDPRWDLFEQSRSVAQRSWQASSPLEASFCSSRVAPLIRDLHVEAALNGMLDMNLLYLDDRPVAFLYNYVCRGNVYCLRSGYDASCPASGLGTILLAEFVEDSHNRGDLQINFGPGTQDYKLRFATQIQRAVTFTHYSPWGMHTQMLATRAMIDPSIPGFDNRCQKRLVT; from the coding sequence ATGCAACGAACGATTCGCGAGATCAACGATCCCGCTCGATTAAGTGAACTGGCCATCGCGTGGGATCGGCTGCATCGACGCACGCCAGGAGCGACTTTCTTTCAAACGCTCGAATGGCTGACGATCACGCTGCGACATTTCAAGCGTCAGCAGAAGCTACGAGTCTTGGTGGTTAGCGAAGGGGACGAGCCGGTAGGTATCGTCCCCTTTACGGTTCGAATGGAAAAGTTTCGCTTGGGTAGCCTGCGTGTTCTTTCGTTCCCGCTGGATGACTGGGGAACATTCTATGGGCCGATCGGCAAAGATCCTGTCGGTTTGATGCAAAGTGCCTTGGAGTATATTCGCTCGCAGCCGCGCGACTGGGATGTGATCGACTTTCGTTACCTGTGCGAGCAGGCCGATCATTTCCCGCAGCTGGCGAAGGTGATCAGTGATCAGCCTATTCCGTTTTTCGAGCGACCTCGGATGGAAGCCCCGGTCGTCGAACTGGCCGACTCATGGGAAGAGTTCACCAAGTCGAAGTCGAAGAATTGGCGGCGGGGGATGAAGCGGGAACAAGAGCGAGCCAGGCAGCATGGTAAGCTGAAGTACGTTCGGTACCGTAGCGATATCGAAACCGGCAAGATCGACCCGCGATGGGACCTGTTCGAGCAGTCTCGCAGCGTTGCCCAGCGAAGCTGGCAGGCCAGTTCTCCGCTAGAGGCTTCGTTCTGTAGTTCACGAGTGGCCCCGTTGATTCGTGACTTGCATGTCGAAGCGGCTCTCAACGGGATGCTCGACATGAATCTGCTATACCTCGACGATCGTCCGGTGGCGTTTCTGTACAACTATGTGTGCCGCGGGAATGTTTACTGTTTGCGAAGCGGCTACGATGCGTCGTGCCCGGCATCGGGGCTGGGGACGATTCTGCTGGCCGAGTTTGTCGAAGACAGTCACAACCGGGGTGATCTGCAAATCAACTTTGGCCCCGGCACGCAGGACTACAAACTACGCTTCGCCACCCAGATTCAGCGGGCTGTGACCTTTACCCACTACAGCCCGTGGGGAATGCATACGCAGATGTTGGCCACCAGAGCGATGATCGATCCGAGCATTCCCGGTTTCGATAATCGCTGCCAGAAACGGTTGGTGACTTAA
- a CDS encoding Gfo/Idh/MocA family protein, whose translation MKRRTFLAASSAALLTPSLAYAIIPPRPVAVIGHTGRGNYGHGLDTMWQKIDTAKVVAVADADPRGLSLATKRLEGAKGFADYQVMLEEVKPEFVAVGPRHPDQHFDMVLAAIESGAKGVYCEKPFVRTPAEADALIAAAEKHGTKVAVAHRNRYHPALKHIDKLIESGELGKVLELRGKGKGDHRGGSEDLWVLGTHILNLFCYFGGGQPKSVSGMLLQDGKLVTAQDVKPGNEGLGPLAGNEVHARYLMNNGLVAYYESVANDGTNPDGYCFQIIGSKGVVTWHIDRDPVAHFTPGNPYNPANTPRTWIPITSQGVGQEETKSYDIQSVHNHVAAGRDLMRAVIANHAPKCDIHEAAWTVEMVCGVFESHRQNGQIIEFPLKQRDNPLTRL comes from the coding sequence ATGAAACGTCGAACCTTTCTCGCCGCTTCGTCCGCTGCTCTGCTGACCCCTTCACTGGCTTACGCGATTATTCCTCCGCGTCCCGTTGCCGTGATCGGCCACACAGGCCGCGGCAACTATGGGCACGGGCTCGATACCATGTGGCAGAAGATCGACACGGCGAAAGTGGTCGCCGTGGCCGATGCCGACCCACGCGGGCTGTCGCTGGCCACCAAGCGGCTGGAAGGGGCCAAAGGTTTTGCGGACTACCAGGTCATGCTCGAAGAAGTGAAGCCTGAGTTCGTTGCGGTCGGCCCACGTCATCCCGATCAACACTTCGACATGGTGCTGGCCGCGATCGAGTCAGGGGCGAAGGGGGTTTACTGCGAGAAGCCATTCGTGCGGACGCCAGCCGAAGCCGACGCCCTGATCGCCGCGGCCGAAAAGCACGGTACCAAGGTCGCCGTTGCGCACCGCAATCGCTACCACCCGGCGCTGAAACACATCGACAAGCTGATCGAGTCAGGCGAACTGGGCAAAGTCCTCGAACTGCGTGGCAAAGGAAAAGGAGACCACCGCGGCGGCAGCGAAGACCTGTGGGTGTTGGGGACGCACATCTTGAATTTGTTCTGCTACTTCGGCGGAGGCCAGCCCAAAAGTGTCTCTGGCATGCTGCTGCAAGACGGCAAGCTGGTAACCGCCCAGGACGTGAAGCCCGGCAACGAAGGGCTCGGCCCGTTGGCCGGTAACGAAGTCCATGCCCGCTACCTGATGAACAACGGCCTGGTCGCCTACTACGAATCGGTCGCTAACGACGGCACCAATCCTGACGGCTACTGCTTTCAAATCATCGGCAGCAAAGGGGTTGTTACCTGGCACATCGACCGCGATCCCGTCGCGCACTTCACGCCTGGCAACCCATACAATCCAGCCAATACGCCGCGTACCTGGATCCCGATTACCTCGCAAGGTGTCGGCCAAGAGGAAACCAAGTCGTACGACATTCAAAGCGTGCATAACCACGTCGCCGCCGGTAGAGATTTGATGAGGGCCGTGATCGCCAACCACGCGCCCAAGTGCGATATTCACGAAGCTGCCTGGACGGTCGAAATGGTCTGCGGCGTGTTCGAATCGCATCGTCAAAACGGGCAAATCATCGAGTTCCCACTCAAACAGCGCGACAACCCACTGACCAGGCTTTAA